GTCTATTTTCCATCCACCCTTTCCAGTAAACTCTCCAAAATATTTCTTCAACAAATTTAGTTGAATTTTTAATTTTGTACTTACTTTTAATATCATGAACCAGATCATATTCCGATAATATTCTATGAGTAATGAAAGGCGATAATTTTGAAACTGAACTTTCGTTATTTGGCCCAAAATCAAAATTTCTTAATTTTGCATAATCATTAATTTTGTATTTCGCAAAATTTTCCCAGGAATTTTGGGCTTTTAATAAAAATGACATTTTCTCATAACTTTAAAAAATTATTTTTTGTATTGATAGAAATTTCAAAAATTAGTCAGCAAATTAATCCTTAAAATTTTCTATTTCACTGTTAAGTAAATATGTTTGATTTAAGTATTTAATTTAAGCGCCTTATAAGTACATTTTATACTCTTAAATCGCTCTCTGCGTAGGAGGATATTTAGTGGTCAATTACTTTTAAAATCTAATCTTAATTTTCAAATCTTTATTTAAAAGATTTTTAAATATTTTTCAAAATTATTATGGATAATTTATTAGTGAGAGATGTTAAGTATCTAGATGAACAATACAGAATAGGTGAAGGCATGATTTCGGATGATGCATTTAAGCAACTTGAAAAGCTCTTTATTCCTCTGAATCGAAAACCTGACTACTTTAATCAAAAAAATAATAAACTTTTGCCCAAATTAGCTAAAGAAAACTATAAAGAATTTTTGGAAAGTTTATTAACAAAAACAAGATTAAGCATTCAACCAAAAATTGATGGCTGTGCTATTGCAATTAGATATATAGATGGCAATTTTAATAAGGCTATTACAAAAAAAGGATTTGATGTCTCAAGCAAAATTAAACAAATTAAAAATGTCCCCAATTGTATTCCTATCAAACGAGATTTTCAAGTTAGAGGTGAACTATACGCTACAAACCAAGTTGCCGGCATTTCCCAAAGAATTACAAGAAAATACCTCAATGATAAGAAAGGGATTGGAGAAAGTCTCAGCTTTTGCTGTTTCCAAATACTTAATGGAAGACTTAATCAATACGAAACCCTTAACTATCTTAAAAAATGTGGCTTCAGCACCCCTGAAAGTTACTTCACAAATCATACAAGCGAAATCAAAATATATAAAAAAAATTGGTTAGAGAGAAAAATATTTGAGAAATATCCAACTAATGGGATAGTTATTAAAATAAATAGTAGGAAATTACAGGTACTTAGGGAGAAAAGTTTATCTCAAAATAACGAATGGCAATATGCAATTGAAAAATAATATTAAATAGTACCTTCAAAAAGGGCTCACGATACTGACTTCCAGTATTTACAGTGGAAAAGTAATTAAATTTTGGTTAAATTCCAAAGCTATTTGCAGGATTACTAAATGACTTCCACTATTTCAAGACCTAAAATCTCTAACTGGGAAACATCTAATATTCCAAACCTTATAGGCAAAACAGCGCTAATTACTGGTGCGAATAGTGGTCTTGGATACTACACTGCGAAGGCCTTAGCCGAAAAAAATGTTCATGTTGTTATAGCTTGTAGATCGCTTGAAAAATCAAATCAAACTATCAAAAAACTTAAAGGTCTTAATCCTGAAGGAATATTTACACCTTTAGAATTAGATTTGTCAGATTTAAAAAATATTGTTGAAGTTCAGTCCAAAATTTTTGATAATTTTGAAAATTTGGATTTACTAATCAATAATGCAGGCATTATGCATCCGCCTAAAACTCTTAGTGCCCAGGGATATGAAATACAATTTGCAGTTAATCATCTAGCTCACATGCTTCTGACCCTAAAGCTACTTCCAATTATTGAAAAAAAAGAAGAATCTAGAATAGTTACGGTTACTTCAGGAGCACAATTTTTTGGCAAAGTTGGTTGGGAAAATCTGAAAGCCGAAAACTATTACAACAAATGGGAATCTTACTCCAATAGTAAATTGGCAAATGTAATGTTTGCTTTGGAACTAAATGAAAACTTAAAGCACAAAAATATACTTTCTTTAGCTGCTCACCCAGGAATTGCAAAAACAAATCTCTTTACTGCTCAAAAACCTAACCCTAGTCCATTAGAAACATTCTCCTTAGAATTATTTAGCCCTATTTTTCAAACTGCTGAGATGGGTGCTTTACCTCAACTTTTTGCAGCCACTTCACCAGATGCAAGAGGTGGTGATCATTATGGTCCTAGATTTAATTTCAGAGGTCATCCAAAACTATCCCCTACTTCTCCTTTCGCCATGAATAAAAAAGAAAGAAAAAATTTATGGGAAAAAAGCCTTGAAATACTAAATAATTTCCTATAAATTTTTCATTTTTACTAACTTTAGAAAATACTTCAAGATATGTAATTCACTCTCTGAGAGTTTCATAAATTCTGTTAAGGCATCATAATTTTTTTCATCAATTTTTTTTGACAATTCAATAAAACTATCATGGTTTTCATTAACAAAGCGCTCAGCAATCTGAGACGGAGTTAAACCCTGTTCAATTAATTCACCTGGAGCATTTTTCTCCCACTCTTCATAAAACCAAGAGAACCAATATTTTGCAGTATTATCTTCCATTAATTAACTTTTCTTTGGCGATTACTATAAATACTGAAGAAAGATCTCATGATTGAATTACCCCTTAAACACAATTAATATAAATGCAATTATAAATTTAATGATAGATAATCATTCAAGTAAAAGAAATATTAATCTTGTAATTGGATTAGGTAAATCTGGATTTTGGGCTGCCAAGTATTTGAGAAGCATCAATAAGAGAGTAATTGTCTGGGAAAGTAAAGATGGGATAGAATTCTTAGAAAGAAAAACAGAATTAGAAGAGCTTAATATACTAGTTTCTCTGAATAAAGAATTTGTATTTGAAGAAATTCAACCTTTTGTGAAAGAGATCGAATCTGTTGTTGTAAGTCCATCAATACCTTATGACCACATAACTATTATTGAATTAAAAAAAAAGGGGATTAAAGTAATTGGAGAAATTAATGTTGCATGGGAAATTTTAAAAGACACAAATTGGATAGGTATTACTGGCACTAATGGCAAGACTACTGTTACTCATCTACTAAGCCATATACTCTGCGATACTGGATTATATGCTCCTTTTGCTGGAAATATTGGTACACCTTTATGTAAATATGCTCACTCCAAAAAACATGAAAAAATTGATTGGGTTGTAGCTGAATTAAGTAGTTATCAAATAGAAATATCTCCAGAAGTAAAACCTGATATTGGAATATGGACAACCTTCACAGAAGATCATCTTGAAAGACATAAAACACTTGAAAACTATTTCAACATAAAAAAAAGCTTGCTAGAAAAATCTGATTTTAGAATTTATAATTATGACGATAAAAACCTAAGAAATCACTACAGTTCGCTATCAAGAGGGGTTTGGATAACAACTAGTTTCCATAAATCAAATTTTATTCAATGCGATTATTGGATAGATGATCAAGCATACATTTTTGAGAGAGGAAAGAAATTATTCAAACTTGAACATTTTTCTTTAAAAGGAATACATAATCTTCAAAATCTTTTATTGGTAATTGCAGCAGCAAGAAAAGTTGGATTATCTGGAAAGAAGATTAAAGATTCTTTATCTAATTACAAACAATTACCCCATAGGATGGAAACAATTTATAAAAATAATGATCTGGAAATAATTAATGATAGTAAGGCTACAAATTTTGACTCATCTATTGCAGGAATAAGTTCAATCGAAGGTCAAATAATAATCATTGCTGGGGGTAGATTAAAAGGCAATGAATATAGTGAGTGGATAAAACTTTTAAAGAAAAAAGTTAAATGTGTTTTCCTTTTTGGAGAAAGCTCAAAAGTCCTAAAAATGGCGCTTATTAATGAAGGATTTAAAAAAAATATTTTTGAATTTTCAGAACTAAAAGAGCTTTTAAATTTTGTTTTTCATTATTTACAAAATAATAGGGTTGGAACATTATTATTCTCACCTTCATGCTCTAGTTTTGATCAATTTAAAAATTATGAAGAGCGTGGAGATTATTTCAAGAAGCTAATAAGTGAAAAATTAAAGGTTAATAAATCTATTTTTTGTTCAAGTATCATTTCGTAATTTTCAGGTCGGTCATCACAACCGTCTCCCCCCTAGCAAATATTCACTTAATTAGTTAGATTTTGAATATAAATTAATTACTGGCAATGAGTGAATCTAACAATTTACCTCAAGCAATAAGTCATAAAAAATTAAGTTACTTGATGCTTAAGGCACAAAAGGATTCTCTTTTTTCTGATGAATTAGCAGAAATAGAAAGCCCCGAAAAAAGAGAATTTGAAGAGTTAATAAACAATTGGGAAGCTTCAACTAAGAAAGTAGTTAATGAGTTATCAAAAAGAAAAGAGAATTTACTAAAAGATAAATCTCCAAATTCTTTAATTGCTCTTGGTGCTATGGAAGTTCACCTTAATATGGCTTTGCAAGCCTTAAATGCATTCAATAAAGGAGTTGAGGGGTAAAAGTAACATTTAAATTATAAGGAAGGCATCGAAAATAAGAGAAAATCTAGTTCTTTTTCAGTTTCTATAGAGACATCATCATAATAATCAACTTCAAAACCCAAGCCATCTCCAGATTCGAGACATATATTTAGATTAGAGTCTTTACTTTTTAATAAAATATTACCTTTTATTATTTGTATCCAATTATATTTATCTATTTTTAATGGCAATTTTTTTTCTTTAATTGGCTTATATTTACAACGCCATAAAGAGATACTTTGATTTAGAAAAAGCTTATTATTTTTACCGTCTTTGTAATTAAAAATAAGATTATCCCACAACTTTTCGTTTAATGAAATTTGATCATATCGGGGGTTGATATTTTCTTTTTCAGGGTATATCCAAATCTGGAACAACTTACAGGTCTCATTTTCTTCATTCTTCTCACTATGAGAGATTCCAGTACCTGCAGACATAACTTGTACTTCATCTTTGTGAATTTTTCCAAGATTATTTAACGAGTCTCTATGAGTTATTGCTCCTTTTGTTACGACAGTAATTATTTCCATATTTGCATGAGAATGTGTATTAAAACCTGCATTAGGAGAAATAATATCTTCGTTTATAACTCTAATTTTCCCAAAATTATCCCATTTTGGATCTCTATGCTCTGCGAAAGAAAATGAATGCATCGAATTTAGCCATTCTCTAGTCGATCTAAATCTTTCGTGAGATTTCCTTATTTTAATTATTTTCAAAGACATAAATACCAAGAAATAAATATGGTGTATTTGTGTAAATTAAATATTTTTGAAAATTATAAATTATTAATAAGTGAAATTACTTTTTATTTATTTGTTAATTTTGCTTTGTGCTTTATTTGCTTTATTAATTATTTTTTTTGCTTCTTCTCTTGTCGAACATTTTTCTGCCTCAACGTTTAAGTTTTTTAGTTTATTTAATTGCTTTGAAATTTGCATGCAAGTTTAAACTATCAAGTATAAATTAACACATATTTAATGGAATAGCTAAAAATATTAGGTTTGCATTTGAATCTTAGTACCTAAAAATAAGATTGGAGGATGGAGTTGTCTGAACAATATAAAGGATGTATTGGATTATCTTTGATTGTTTTTTTAATAAAAAGCGGTCCAAGTGGGTTATCAAAATTATTTTTCCTAATTAAATTATATTGCATTATTTTTTTTGCTATTTTTTTATTTCTATTTAGAAATTTCCCTTTGTTTCCCCAACCTAACCATAAATCACAATTTTTATCTTCAGACCAGTGTTTTAAGTTTTTATAAATATGATTGTTGTTTAGATAACCCACAGGGTTTTTGTGATTAAAAAGTTTCTCTGGTTTGCTTGAAATAAGAGCAAATAGATTGATTAATTTTACTTTGCCGTAATTATTATTTTTCGAAATTTTGATTATCTTTTTTGTTGTATTATCTAAGAAAACTTCATCCGATAATGAGGGATTTAAACCAATAAAAATAATTTCCTTTGTAGATTTAGAAATCTTATAACTTAAACTCCATCTATATAGTTTGTTAGCACTTATTAAACAATTTCTTTCTAGAAATAAATTTCTCAACCTAAACCTACACCTCTAGCCATAAGAGTGGCAAAAAAGGGTATTGTTGCAAAGCCTACTAATTCAGTAGTAATAATGAGTCTGAACCTCTTAACTAGATTCTCAGATATTTCAGGTAATTTATTCTTACTTAAAGGAATAGCCCATAAGATATATGTTGTTGTTGGGTATAAAGAAAGTAATCCCACCAGAATGTAAAGAGAAACCTTTATCCAAAACACAGGGTTACCTGTATAGAAATCACCTCCTTGACCAAAATACTTAACACGCAAAATCCCAGTAACTAATATTGCAACTCCTGCCAAACCATAAACCACATCTGCAATTATCATTGAGATCGTCTCATTTCTATTAAGACCTACTTTGAGAGTCAATCTTTCAAACAAAAGAGAACCGAAACACAAAATAATTCCTAAATAATGAACATATGCCACTAATGCACTTTTAGCAATTTCACCAGTTAATAAAGTTCCTAATAACATGTTCAAGTCAAAATTTATACAATCCTAACCACCAAATGAAGAATTTGTTTAGAAATAAATTAATAACTTAAAAGCAAGGTATTAAATCTAAGACTCTAAATACCTTTTCTGACCATCTTCAAAAAAATCCTTTTTATTCCATACTTCGATTACATCTGGGAAGTGTTTTTCCATACAATTATCACAAACCCCATGACTGAATCTAATATCACTAATTTTCGAAAGATATTTTTCTAAATGCATCCAATCGCCCTCCTTATTTTTCACTTCTCTGCAATATGAACATACAGATAAAATCCCTTCCTGTTTATGCAAATTAGACAATGCATCTAGCAAATTTAATGATTTTTTTCTAAGCTCTAAAAATGAAACTATTTGCTTGGATAATAATTCCATAATATTATATTGTTGTGTAGTTAGATTTCCTGGCTTTCTATCTATTACACAAAGAGTTCCAAGCTTATTACCATCACTATTTCTAAGGGGAAAACCTGCATAAAAACGAATCTTTGGGTCTCCAGTTACCAATGGATTATTTATAAATCTTTCATCCTGGAAAGCATCATGAATAATTAATGGACTATTTTCTTTTATTGCATGTGTACAAAAAGACCAATCCCTTCTAGTTTCTGATATTTGAAGTCCTATTTTGGATTTAAACCATTGTTTATCTTTGTCTACCAAAGTCATTAAAGAAATAGGCACATTACAAGTTGTGGCAGCAATTTTTGTAATATCGTCATAACATGATTCTGGCTTGGTTCCCAAAATCCTATATTCTGCTAAAGCTTTTAATCTTCTTTCCTCTTCTTCTTTTTTTGATACAAGATTCTGCATTAATCTTCACCAATAATTAAAACTTTAAAATTAAAGTTTCTTCAAAAAACTTTTTCCTTCTAATACTTAATAAAAAAAAGATAAACTTATTGATTTGTTACTTATTGATTAGTTACTTAATGTTTTAACTTTGAGACTGCCATCCCAGCGATCCATCCACTTGTCCAACAATGTTGAAAATTAAATCCACCTGTGATCCCATCAACATCTAGAACTTCTCCAGAAAAAAATAATCCTGGACAAATTAAGCTCTCCATACTTTTAAAATTCACTTCATTAATTTTTACGCCTCCAGAAGTAACAAATTCCTCTCCAAATGGACCTTTGCCCGAAATTATATATTTGTCCTTCATTAGAATATTTATCATTTTCTCTCTTTCATCCGCTAGTAAATCAGCCCACTTTTTCTCTTTATCAATACCTATTTTATTTAATAAAAAAATCCATAATCTTTTTGTTAATAGTGGAACAGGTCTACTGTTAATTAGATTCACCTTGCCTTTATTTAATCTTAAATATTTAACTTTTTCTTTTAACTCCTCATAACTTAAAGCAGACCATTTAATGATTAGATTAAATTTATATTTTTGGCTATAAAGCTCCCTTGCTGCAATTGATGAGAGTTTTAATACTGCTGGTCCACTAAAACCCCAATGAGTTATCAGTAAATCGCCTCTATTTTGAAAATTCTTATTGTTTAATTCAATTTCTATATCTATGCCCTTTATCGATACCCCACTACATTCATCCAAATTTGGTTCTTTTGTAGAAAAAGTAAAAAGCGATGGCACAGGTTTAACAATATTATGTCCAAGATTTTGAGCTAATTTATATCCGCTTGGATTACCTCCAGTTGAAAGAATAATATTTTTTGAAGCTACCTTTGCTTTTTTAAGACTAAAAATATTGAATATATTATCTGGAGTTTTTGAAATTTCTTTTACAAAAAATTTTGTTAATATCTCTACGTTTTTTGATAAAGCACTTTTTCTCAAACAATCAATAACATCTGAAGAAGAATTAGACATTGGGAATACTCTTAGATCTTCCTCAATTTTTAATTTTAACCCTTTTTTCTCAAACCAATCGTATACATCTCCAGCAGCAAAACGATTAAATGATTCCAAGAGCTGAATTCCACCTCTGGGGTAATTCTCAATTAGTTCATCCGGTATCCATGTCGCATTAGTGACGTTACATCTTCCCCCTCCACTAATCCTTACTTTCTCCATAAGTTTTGAAGTGCCTTCAAGAATTATTATTCTTTTAACTCCATTTTCAGCAGCAGTTATTGCTGTCATAAAACCGGCTGCACCGCCTCCAACAACTACCAAATCAAAAGGTTCCAAAAACTTATTATTTAATATGCTTCAATCTGATAATAGCAATGAGTTACAAAGAAAAATTACTCCAAAAACCATAAAAAATAAATAAAAAACTTAAAAACTAAATAACAAATAGCTGCAATTCAATAATTTTTAAATTTCTAAAAAAATCAACGCAGTCGCTATTTTTATGCTTTAACTTGATTAAATGAGTCTAATATTTTCTTACGTTAAATATTCTGAGGCCAGTTTTCCTATGACTGGTCAATATGCTGCTCTTCTTTTAATAACTTCTGTTATTTGGGTTCTACTTTGGTTTGGATATAGACAAAATAAGATAAATGATGAGATCAAGAAAAAAGAAAAAGAAGAAAGAATTAATGCGAAAGTTCAAAGAAGAAAGAAGTTAGAGAGTTTGTACCCTACTAATAAAAAAACTGTTTAAAAAAATTATTTTAGAAAATATGACAAAAAATAATTTCAAATCACTAATTCAGTACTTACCAGGGATTTTGATTCTTATTTATGTATTCTTTTTAGCATTTACTCAATTTATAAAATAAAATTTCTAAAAATTATTCGTTTTGATTGGAATCCTTTCTGCTTTTGGAGCTGCTACATCTTGGACATATGCGTGCTTTATTTGGCGCACGCAAACTCAAAAATATAAATCAATAGATATTAATTTAACAAAAAATATAATAGCTTTTTTAATTTTTATACCTGCTTTTATCAATCTAAGTTCTACAACTGCATTAAAAAACATATTTATACTACTAATTAGTGGGATAATAGGTATTGGTTTAGGTGATACTTTCTATTTAAAGTCACTACAAACAATTGGCACAAGAAAAACTTTATCTATAGAAACTCTTTCTCCGTTAATGGCAGCTTTGTCAGGAGAATTTTTTATTAATGAAAATTTAACTACTAAATCATGGCTTGGAATAATTATAGTAACGATTTCGCTATTCATAATTCTCAGAAAAGGTAACAATTTTAAAGAGAAAAACTCCTCTTTCTCAGAAAAAAATAACTTTAAGATTTTTGCTTTTCCTTTTTTATCAGTTTTATGTGCTGTTCTTGGAGGACTTTTATCAAGGATGGTTTTCCTTCAAAGCAATTTATCTCCTTTCCTTACAACTGAAATAAGATTATTAGGTGCAATAATTTTTTTGATTAGTCTAAAAGGATTTAAGATTAATTTTTTCTTAAAAAACATAGAAAAAAAACAACAAAAAAAATTTTTGCTTTCAATACTTCTTGGAACAAATATAGGAATATTGCTACAACAAGTTGTTTTTAAAACCCTTCCCATAGGAGTGGGATGGGCTTTATTAAGCACATCTCCAGTAATTTCGTTATTTTTTGCTA
Above is a window of Prochlorococcus marinus XMU1406 DNA encoding:
- a CDS encoding NAD(P)/FAD-dependent oxidoreductase; this translates as MEPFDLVVVGGGAAGFMTAITAAENGVKRIIILEGTSKLMEKVRISGGGRCNVTNATWIPDELIENYPRGGIQLLESFNRFAAGDVYDWFEKKGLKLKIEEDLRVFPMSNSSSDVIDCLRKSALSKNVEILTKFFVKEISKTPDNIFNIFSLKKAKVASKNIILSTGGNPSGYKLAQNLGHNIVKPVPSLFTFSTKEPNLDECSGVSIKGIDIEIELNNKNFQNRGDLLITHWGFSGPAVLKLSSIAARELYSQKYKFNLIIKWSALSYEELKEKVKYLRLNKGKVNLINSRPVPLLTKRLWIFLLNKIGIDKEKKWADLLADEREKMINILMKDKYIISGKGPFGEEFVTSGGVKINEVNFKSMESLICPGLFFSGEVLDVDGITGGFNFQHCWTSGWIAGMAVSKLKH
- the murD gene encoding UDP-N-acetylmuramoyl-L-alanine--D-glutamate ligase encodes the protein MIDNHSSKRNINLVIGLGKSGFWAAKYLRSINKRVIVWESKDGIEFLERKTELEELNILVSLNKEFVFEEIQPFVKEIESVVVSPSIPYDHITIIELKKKGIKVIGEINVAWEILKDTNWIGITGTNGKTTVTHLLSHILCDTGLYAPFAGNIGTPLCKYAHSKKHEKIDWVVAELSSYQIEISPEVKPDIGIWTTFTEDHLERHKTLENYFNIKKSLLEKSDFRIYNYDDKNLRNHYSSLSRGVWITTSFHKSNFIQCDYWIDDQAYIFERGKKLFKLEHFSLKGIHNLQNLLLVIAAARKVGLSGKKIKDSLSNYKQLPHRMETIYKNNDLEIINDSKATNFDSSIAGISSIEGQIIIIAGGRLKGNEYSEWIKLLKKKVKCVFLFGESSKVLKMALINEGFKKNIFEFSELKELLNFVFHYLQNNRVGTLLFSPSCSSFDQFKNYEERGDYFKKLISEKLKVNKSIFCSSIIS
- a CDS encoding GAF domain-containing protein, encoding MQNLVSKKEEEERRLKALAEYRILGTKPESCYDDITKIAATTCNVPISLMTLVDKDKQWFKSKIGLQISETRRDWSFCTHAIKENSPLIIHDAFQDERFINNPLVTGDPKIRFYAGFPLRNSDGNKLGTLCVIDRKPGNLTTQQYNIMELLSKQIVSFLELRKKSLNLLDALSNLHKQEGILSVCSYCREVKNKEGDWMHLEKYLSKISDIRFSHGVCDNCMEKHFPDVIEVWNKKDFFEDGQKRYLES
- a CDS encoding DUF1643 domain-containing protein, with the protein product MRNLFLERNCLISANKLYRWSLSYKISKSTKEIIFIGLNPSLSDEVFLDNTTKKIIKISKNNNYGKVKLINLFALISSKPEKLFNHKNPVGYLNNNHIYKNLKHWSEDKNCDLWLGWGNKGKFLNRNKKIAKKIMQYNLIRKNNFDNPLGPLFIKKTIKDNPIHPLYCSDNSILQSYF
- a CDS encoding DUF2214 family protein; its protein translation is MLLGTLLTGEIAKSALVAYVHYLGIILCFGSLLFERLTLKVGLNRNETISMIIADVVYGLAGVAILVTGILRVKYFGQGGDFYTGNPVFWIKVSLYILVGLLSLYPTTTYILWAIPLSKNKLPEISENLVKRFRLIITTELVGFATIPFFATLMARGVGLG
- a CDS encoding pirin family protein, translated to MSLKIIKIRKSHERFRSTREWLNSMHSFSFAEHRDPKWDNFGKIRVINEDIISPNAGFNTHSHANMEIITVVTKGAITHRDSLNNLGKIHKDEVQVMSAGTGISHSEKNEENETCKLFQIWIYPEKENINPRYDQISLNEKLWDNLIFNYKDGKNNKLFLNQSISLWRCKYKPIKEKKLPLKIDKYNWIQIIKGNILLKSKDSNLNICLESGDGLGFEVDYYDDVSIETEKELDFLLFSMPSL
- a CDS encoding MATH domain-containing protein codes for the protein MSESNNLPQAISHKKLSYLMLKAQKDSLFSDELAEIESPEKREFEELINNWEASTKKVVNELSKRKENLLKDKSPNSLIALGAMEVHLNMALQALNAFNKGVEG
- a CDS encoding oxidoreductase, which codes for MTSTISRPKISNWETSNIPNLIGKTALITGANSGLGYYTAKALAEKNVHVVIACRSLEKSNQTIKKLKGLNPEGIFTPLELDLSDLKNIVEVQSKIFDNFENLDLLINNAGIMHPPKTLSAQGYEIQFAVNHLAHMLLTLKLLPIIEKKEESRIVTVTSGAQFFGKVGWENLKAENYYNKWESYSNSKLANVMFALELNENLKHKNILSLAAHPGIAKTNLFTAQKPNPSPLETFSLELFSPIFQTAEMGALPQLFAATSPDARGGDHYGPRFNFRGHPKLSPTSPFAMNKKERKNLWEKSLEILNNFL
- a CDS encoding EamA family transporter, encoding MIGILSAFGAATSWTYACFIWRTQTQKYKSIDINLTKNIIAFLIFIPAFINLSSTTALKNIFILLISGIIGIGLGDTFYLKSLQTIGTRKTLSIETLSPLMAALSGEFFINENLTTKSWLGIIIVTISLFIILRKGNNFKEKNSSFSEKNNFKIFAFPFLSVLCAVLGGLLSRMVFLQSNLSPFLTTEIRLLGAIIFLISLKGFKINFFLKNIEKKQQKKFLLSILLGTNIGILLQQVVFKTLPIGVGWALLSTSPVISLFFAKNEEREITKKIIFFTCFLFFGLTLIIL
- a CDS encoding NAD-dependent DNA ligase, coding for MDNLLVRDVKYLDEQYRIGEGMISDDAFKQLEKLFIPLNRKPDYFNQKNNKLLPKLAKENYKEFLESLLTKTRLSIQPKIDGCAIAIRYIDGNFNKAITKKGFDVSSKIKQIKNVPNCIPIKRDFQVRGELYATNQVAGISQRITRKYLNDKKGIGESLSFCCFQILNGRLNQYETLNYLKKCGFSTPESYFTNHTSEIKIYKKNWLERKIFEKYPTNGIVIKINSRKLQVLREKSLSQNNEWQYAIEK